gcagttttttgagACTGTTGCTTTTTTTGGCTCATTGCATTGGGGCTGATTTCTTTTGAAAGTCCTTCAGCCTTTTGATGCATCTAAATGTGCATTTTCCTATGACTTAGTTCTGCTGCTTTGAATTTTCTGTAGCCAACTTAACTGATGTTTCTGTTCCTTCAGGAACTTCAGAACTTATTTATTGGCTGCTTGTGTTGATCTTACCGAATCTGCCCTTTCTTTATTAGAACCCCTTTTTGCTCTCTTGAAAGACCTTCTTGTAATGCTAGCTTGTCGTGCTGACGGTGCTACTTTGGAGGGAGTTTTGGATCAGCGACAGCCTGAAAAATTCTGCTAGCTTTGTACTCAAGAGCTCATTCTCAGAACTGTTAGATATtccctgcagagaagcagaCTTGCAAAGTAAGCATCTCTTTCTTGCTAAGAGTTACTCATTAAAGCATAAATCTTTTCCTCTCCACCGCCCTCCCCCAGCCTTCCACAATTCTTCCCATAACTGATTACACAGTATACGGTGCATGGTGGAAATGGAACATCATACATATGTTTTTCCCCAGCCGAGCCTGATgagcataaaaatgaaaaggaaaaaaaaagtgcagctCGCAgattgaaaactgaaatggatTATCTGCGATTTGATACTCCTGATGTCTTGAATATGAACATCATCtgcattttaatgtatttgagGTCCGCATTTGCAGCTTAGACTCCATCTGACAAATATGGCACAGATAACACAAGAATGGagattaaaataatgaattataCACCTTATGAGAATGTACTGTAGCATTGCTGAGCTAAGTGTTTTCTGTAGTGTCCGTGCTGTTAGAAATTGTACCAGCGCTTCCTTTGCTGCCCAGATTTAGAGTGTTCAGTGGGGGGAAAGAAATGAATTGCCTGTTCGGTGAAAATGGTATCGGCTTCTGAGAAGTGCACATGTACTGAAGGTCCATATAACACTGCAGGATTGTAGATACTTCTGTCAAAATTCAGGAAGTTCGGCAGTGCCAAACAATTTGTTACATGCTTTGATGTCTTGAGCATAATCTTTAAAGCTctatcttcattaaaaatataatgctccctgaaattaaaaatacctGGAAGAGCTGAATACGATGAATGTTGATCTAAAGATGACCAAATTCAGTATCAAATTGCTTGTCTGTAGTGGTATTAGTCTTCTCAGATGTTTAATTTACAGTTGTAACTGTTGTTCACTCTCTTTGTTGAcgttttgctttctcctttcaggGTTGAATCCCACCAGATTTCGAATAGGTGACCAGGAGTTTGATTCTTTGCCATCTTTACTGGAATTCTACAAAATACACTATTTGGACACTACAACCTTGATAGAACCAGTTTCCCGATCCAGGCAGAACAGTGGCGTTATCCTCAGGCAGGAGGAAGTTGAATATGTGCGAGCTCTCTTTGACTTTAATGGAAACGATGACGAAGATCTTCCATTTAAGAAAGGAGACATACTGAAAATCCGGGATAAACCTGAAGAGCAATGGTGGAATGCAGAAGACATGGATGGAAAGAGGGGAATGATACCTGTTCCTTACGTCGAGAAGTGTAGACCTTCCTCTGCTTCAGTATCTACTCTGACTGGAGGTAACCAGGATAGTTCCCACCCACAACCACTGGGTGGGCCGGAGCCAGGGCCCTATGCCCAGCCCAGCATCAACACTCCGCTCCCTAACCTTCAGAATGGCCCTTTTTATGCCCGGGTTATCCAGAAGCGAGTCCCTAATGCCTACGACAAGACAGCCTTGGCTTTGGAGGTACATAATGGGCAAAACTTAGAAAGAAGAGATCTGTTCAAGGGATTTccctttccatcacattataaTTTTGTAGgaatgagaaagggaaaaaagcactgTAAAGCTGTTTTTGCATCGTTATTgataaagctttattttttcttataaataagTGACTAAAGTCACTTATAGACTACTTGATGATAAAAGCATGCTTAGGTTACTGATCCGGTGTTGCGTCTCTTGTCAAACATCACTAACATAAGTGTTTCCCCATCCACATTTTACTTTTGAAGTCATTATTTTAGGGGGAGGGAGTGGGTGCGGCTCATGATGTTGTCTGTCTGAACCTGTGTTCAATGTGCGCCTCCACCCCAGTCTTTAAAGGTGTGCTGAGTTGTTCTGTCATCCTGTCAGCCTTTTAAAAGCAATCAGTGGAAGCACTGATAGTCACTTTGAAATTACTCACACTGAGACAATAATGATCCTGCGTAGGggtttattttaatgtcttGACCTCAACAGATTGCTTCACTTTTTTAGATTGTGAATCATGAACGTATATTATAACTCATTAGGGAGTAGTGACTGATGGAGTATTATTTGCAATAAAGCAGTGAGTTTCCCTGAGGTTGATTCACTTCTTGATATGATCAAATATTTGGTTGTGCtatttctttgatattttttttcccctcttaaaCAGGAGAATAGTGCTCAATCTCAACGCATCAAATAGTTCTCCCCCAAGTTACATTTGAGGAAGTTGGGGCCAAGGTATTCTAAGTGGCAGACCTTTGCCTTAGGATGATATGTAAATGGTATCCTTTAATCTAGGCTTTCTTTGAGTTAAACGCTCTGGAATTTCCTGATACCTAATTGACTTCCTgtttatattacattttaagtacttggggaaaaaacagtTTCTGTGCTGAGTCAGAGCATCTCTGCACTCTTaataatttgtttaattttgtatGGCATAAAATGCACTTGAATACTTCAGCAATGTGGCAAGCATATGTACATGTCTTTAGTACTCAATTGGCAAATGTAGCACATTCTACAGATCTGGTAGTTGATATATAacctgggagagctgcagctttttCCCCACTGTACATAAAAATTTGCCTAGGGAAGCAGTGGAAATATATTCTGAGTTATTGTAAGTTTTGTTGCACTTCTGGATTGAGAGCCAGGATGCAGAATGGAGATTTGGGGGTTGAAAAGCATGTGTATGGGAATTCATGCCAACTCAACAAATTCTGGGGAAATACACAAAGATTGTAACCTTCCAATTTCTGTAATACCTGAAatgctgcttcctttcctccctttctcagTGCCTTCACCTAGGCACCTCCGGGGGCTTCAAAGTATTTCTGAGTGTCATGGAGTGTTCCCATTAGATTTTCTTTGAGGCATTCTACATTGCTGCAGCATATTGTATCCAAATCTTttagttttcttcctggattttgtttttaagctttaaCTAACCCCAATGTGCTGCCAGTGTTCCTTTAAGCttaaatttgtttcatttcatttaaagcaGAACCCCACCATGCCACTCAAATTCCAGTTTGGTAGCATAGAGCAAAAtggtgaggatgaggaaaatACCAGTAAGCTGTGCTGTTGTGAGCAAATCTGAgtgaaagcagaatttcttACCCACTGGCTAACAGCTTGTGAGTGCTGTGGCTGGTTTTCTTATCCTCTTCACTCAAACTCATGGTCTGTCAAGTATGTGGTGCTTCTGGAAGGTGTTGTTTCATGGAGGACATCTCTTTGTTCTGAACCACCTCCCACTGCTGTGGTCTTCTCATGCTAATGTGCTGCATAGCAGAAGTGTGCAGGGGGCTGGAATGGAGAAGTCTACAGGCTCTGCCCATCTGTGAGGATAGGAATAAGATTGATAGCACCTCTGCCTGTCTGTTAGAGCAGTGGTCTTCATGGGCCATGTCATCTCACTGAAACGCTTGCTGGTTGGCAGGTTGGACCTCTCAGTGAGGATGATGTGCACCCGTCATGCTACAGCTGTACACTGAATACATGCATTAACAGCAGTAGTTgtttattctgtatttaatgT
The DNA window shown above is from Gallus gallus isolate bGalGal1 chromosome 19, bGalGal1.mat.broiler.GRCg7b, whole genome shotgun sequence and carries:
- the CRK gene encoding adapter molecule crk; translation: MAGQFDSEDRGSWYWGRLSRGDAVSLLQGQRHGTFLVRDSGSIPGDFVLSVSESSRVSHYIVNSLGPAGGRRAGGEGPGAPGLNPTRFRIGDQEFDSLPSLLEFYKIHYLDTTTLIEPVSRSRQNSGVILRQEEVEYVRALFDFNGNDDEDLPFKKGDILKIRDKPEEQWWNAEDMDGKRGMIPVPYVEKCRPSSASVSTLTGGNQDSSHPQPLGGPEPGPYAQPSINTPLPNLQNGPFYARVIQKRVPNAYDKTALALEVGELVKVTKINMSGQWEGECNGKRGHFPFTHVRLLDQQNPDEDFS
- the CRK gene encoding adapter molecule crk isoform X1, with amino-acid sequence MAGQFDSEDRGSWYWGRLSRGDAVSLLQGQRHGTFLVRDSGSIPGDFVLSVSESSRVSHYIVNSLGPAGGRRAGGEGPGAPGLNPTRFRIGDQEFDSLPSLLEFYKIHYLDTTTLIEPVSRSRQNSGVILRQEEVEYVRALFDFNGNDDEDLPFKKGDILKIRDKPEEQWWNAEDMDGKRGMIPVPYVEKCRPSSASVSTLTGGR